A stretch of DNA from Flavobacteriaceae bacterium MAR_2009_75:
TCGAATTAATCAAGTATTTCTCCATCACCTCCCCTATTTCAGAAAATGATTTTGCGAGATTGAGCGTACAAGATGTTGCGATGAAGGTGTATGACTCCGCATACAAGCATTATCTTGAAAAAATGAAACGTAATGCGGCAACCGCTCTTCCTGTAATCAAAAAAGTTTATGAAGATAGCAGCAACAAGTTTGAGCGCATTGTAGTACCCTTTACCGATGGAATCAAAACCTTGAATGTAGTTACCGATTTACAAGGTGCCTATGAGACTGAAGGTAGACAGTTAGTCAATGATTTTGAAAAGAATATTACTTTGGCCATTATCGATGATTCATGGAAAACCCATTTGCGTAAAATGGATGAGTTGAAGCAATCGGTTCAGTTGGCGGTACATGAGCAAAAAGACCCTCTTTTGATTTACAAGTTTGAAGCATTTGAACTTTTCAAAGGTATGATTGACAAAGTAAACAAAGAAGTGGTTGCATTCTTATTTAAGGGAGAATTACCCAGCGGTAACCCAAGTGAAATTCAAGAAGCCAGAAATGTTCGTAGACCTAAAGAGAACCTACAAACCTCTAAAGAAGAGATTCCGAATAGCGACGAATTAGCAGCCCGAAATCGTTCAGCTGGCGAGACACAGGGTCAAAGGCCTCAGGTGACCGAAACGATAACTAGAGAGCGCCCGAAGATTGGTCGTAACGATAGGGTTACCATAAAAAATGTAATGACAGGTGAGAATAAAACGGTCAAATATAAACAGGCCGAACCCCTTATCAATAATGGAGAATGGGTCTTAACCGAAGTATAGGTATATAAAAATTCTCTGCAAATAGAAAACGGCAACTTGTTAAGTTGCCGTTTTTTTTATTTATAATGCCACACATAGCATTGTAATACAGAGTTTTGCGTATCTTATAAGTGCATTCTATTAAGAGTATTTTACCGAAAAATGCTGTATCGGCAATAGTGTATGAAAAAAAATACAGTTGATTACGATAGAATAGACAATAAGCTCAAGCTCTTGTTTAAGTTCAATTATGTTTCTTCAACATTGAGCTTAATTTTTGCTTTACTCTGCCTATTTATAATTGATGTCTATGACACGATACCCTTTGTATTTTGCCTATATGCAGGCCTTAATTTCTTGAATACCTATTTGTTCAGGTATCATAATAACTTGACCACGATGGCCATTTATACATCGATTTTGTCATGGACCAGTACCATGGTCATTTGCTTATGTAGTGGTGGTATTACTAGCCCATTTATATTCATACTAGCTATAATCGTGCTCGCGGGTTATGTATCTACACAACTTTTCGGCCAAATTTATCTTTATCTAGTACTGGCCAGTATTGTAATATTATTTTTTGTGAGCAACTACTTCGCTGATTTTATACCGAATGACGTTCCCGACCAATCGAAAGACCTGTTCAGTTTAGCAAGCATATTGTTCGCAGTTTATTTATTGGGATGGATTTTTGGGAAAAACTTGTTAGAAACCCACCATTCTCTTTACCACTCAAAAAATGAAATAGAAAAACGAATAGATGAGAAAGACACACTATTACGTGAAGTACATCATCGAGTGAAAAATAATTTACAGACAGTTTCTAGCCTGCTCAATCTTCAAGCAAAAAATACAGAAAATCAACAAATAAAAGAATTGATTAAAGGCAGTCAGAATAGGGTTTTGTCAATGGCCATGATTCATGAGATGCTCTATTTAAGACAGAATTTATCAAAGATAGAATTCAAATTATATGTACATGAACTAACCGATTTCTTAGTACAATCGCTTAATTCTAAACAAAAGCATATAAATATAGATTTAGATATACCCGATATACAGTTGAGTATAGACACAACCATTCCTTTGGGTTTATTAATCAATGAAACCGTGACAAATTCTTTAAAATATGGTTTCGTAGAAAGCAATCAAGGTAATATAAAGATTAGTTTACAAAAAGAAAATGAGCAAAACACTTATTCGCTGCGAATAAGTGATAATGGAATCGGTTTTCCTGATGATTTAGATTTTAGCAATTCAAAATCGTTGGGTCTAAAACTAATACATAATCTCGCAAGGCAGCTTCATGGTTCTGTAAGAAGAATAAAAATAGAACAAGGGGCTAGCTACCTTGTAACATTTCGTGATATTGAAAAAGGATCTATCAAAACTTCTTAAACATATCTATTGACGTATTGTGATGGTCAGTAGTACAATATCAAGTGGAAATTTCGTACCCCTGTAAATCACCCTTGGAAACAGCTTAAAGAAGCACAAAATCAAAATTTTTTAAATAAATAACTAAAGATTCTTCGCAATAATGTCGTAGTTTAATGGCGAAATATCCTAACCCTCATTTAGAATTTTTTGACGTCTCTTAATCATAAATAGATTGTAGCGGTACGAAAAAATATCAAAATTGAGATTATTGTAGCCATATTCAAATTCACTTGGCAAATAAATGTCCGAAGGCAGTAAAATAGAATTTAGATTGAACAACCAGACTCGGTTGCTCAAAAAATTTATCTGCAATTCTTCTTTCCTAAGTATAGTTTTCGGTTTATTTTGTATTTACGTTCTTGACATCAATGGCATTTTACCTTTCGTTTTTTTTGGATTTGCCCTGCTCAATTTCTTTAATCTATACTACCTTCAATTCTATAGAAAACTAACGCTATCTGCCGTAATAGCGGCAGCATTGTCTTTTATAAGTGCTTCTTCAGTAACCCTTTTATCCGGAGGAATTAACAGTCCGTTCATATTTGTTTTAGTAATTATCGTATTGGGGGGTTACATATCAGCCAGATACTTTGGTGAAATATATCTTACTACAATAGTCGTAGTTATCCTTTTAATGTATCTGTTAAGTGAAATGGGGGTATATCAGTCAATAAATGAGGTGCCCAGTTCATCAAAAGAACTCTTTAGCCTGTTGAGTATGCTGTTTTCTGTCTATATCTTAGGTGGTGTATTCGGAAAAGATCTTTTAAAGGCCCATCAATCTATGATAATGTCAAAATCACATATCGAAGCACGTATAGAAGAGAAGGAAGTTTTACTACGAACTGTTCACCATCGTGTCAAAAATAATTTACAAACCGTCTCTAGTCTTTTGAACCTTCAATCAAAAAATTCTAGTAATAATAAAATTAAAGAAATAGTTCAAAGCAGTCAAAATAGGGTGAACGCTATGGCGATGATTCACGAAATGCTTTATTTGCGTGAAAATTTATCTAAGATCGAATTCAAATCATATATAGAAGAATTGAGCGACTATCTAATAAATTCTGCAGGAGGAGATAAAGATGTAAAAATACATCTTGACATACCTAATATAGAGTTGGGTATCGATACGGCAATACCCTTAGGTCTATTGATCAACGAAGCAATAACCAACTCGCTGAAGTATGGTTTCGTCGAAAATATCAACGGGAAAATTGATATCAAACTAGTCAAAGAGGCAGATGGTAAAACTTACTTTTTAAGTATTAGCGATAATGGTATTGGGTATGGGAAAGATATTGATTTAAGAACCACAAAATCTTTGGGGCTGAAACTGATTCATACACTGGCCAGGCAACTAAAGGGTTCAGTTGAGCGCGACCCCTCATGCCTTGGCACCACTTATAATATTGCTTTTAAAGAAATAAAACCCACAGAATTTTCCTCGTAAGGTACAAGATATAAAATACAAAAAATCAATTCTATAAAATTCAATATCTTTAAGTCTAAACTCCTTAAACCTAAAGATAATGACAAATTCACGTCGCAAATTTATTTCTTCAATCAGCATGTTGGCAGCAACCACGGCCGTACCCCTGTCTGCGTTCAGTTTCGGTAAATCTAAAAAACTCAAGATAGCCCTTGTAGGCACAGGGGTAAGAGGAACATCGTTCTGGGGAAAACGTCTTGTTGACCAATACTCAGATATTCTTGAGTTCGTGGGTCTATGTGATATAAACCCCGGTCGATTAGAGTATGGTAAAGAGTACATAGGTGCCTCTTGTCGCACTTTCACCGATTTTGAAGAAATGGTGAACAAAACGAAGCCAGAACTTGTAATTGTTACCACCAAAGATTCAACCCACCATGAATATATTATTAAGGGGTTAGAAATGGGGTGCGACGTACTTACTGAAAAGCCTTTGACTACTGACGAAATTAAATGCCAAGCCATTTTAGATGCAGAGAGAAAATCTGATAAAAAATTAATCGTCGGCTTTAATTATAGATGGAGCCCATATGCCACAAAGGTTAAAGAGTTGATAATGAACAATGCTATCGGAAAATTGGTTTCAGTAGATTTTCATTGGTATTTAAACACTTATCATGGTGCCTCATATTTTAGAAGGTGGCATGGCGAAATGGAAAGTGGCGGGTCGCTTTGGGTACATAAATCGACCCACCATTTCGATTTATTAAATTGGTGGATAGATTCTGAACCAAGTGAGGTTTTCGCATATGGTGATTTAGAATTTTACGGGGAAAATGGGCCCTTCAGGGGAGAAAAGTGCCGTACTTGTGAACATAAAACTGACTGCAAATTTCATTGGGACATTACTAAAGATGAACGTATGATGAAGCTCTACGCCAATCATGAAGAGCACGATGGCTATATTCGTGATAATTGCCTATTTAGGGAAGATATAGATATCTACGATAAAATGTCTGCTCAGGTGAAATATGCCAATAATACTGTTCTAAATTATTCTTTAACGACCTACTCCCCCTATGAAGGCTGGCGAATGGGTATAAACGGTACAGAAGGTAGAATCGAAGCTTGGCAGGATATACCATATTTTAAAAATGATAGTATCGATGAAGCTGAAAAACATGCGAAAGAGATGGCGCAGACAGATAAAGAAGAACTTACTTATGAACCGGTTATTCTTCATAAACTCTGGAAAAAACACGAAACCATACAAGTAGGACTAGAAAAAAGTGGTCATGGTGGTGGCGACAAAAGGTTGCATGATAAAATCTTCAAAAATCCTGAAACTGTAGACGAATATGGTAGAACTGCCGGTGTTCGAGATGGTGCAATGTCTATATTGATAGGCATTGGTGCTCGACGAAGTATAGAATCGGGCCAACCCATCAAGATTGCAGATTTAACCGATTTAAAGCCTAAAGTTCAAAGAGGTTAGTCTCATTTTGATTTTCAAGAGATTCTATACTATTTGTCAAGGTTTGATTTTGTGAGAAAACATAAGTAGATTTACATTTTATCGTGAGTGTTTTCCTAAAGAATCGCTTTTTAAATGCCAATAAAAGTTCCCCTTATGCATAGGCAAAAAGAAAGACAGGTAGAAGAACGGTTAAAAGACAAGGCAAAATTAATTATAAAGGTTAATTACTTTTCCTCTGTCTTTTCATTGTTATTTTTTTTTACCTGTCTTTATATTCTTGATATCAAAGTAGTAATACCGTATGTTTTTTTAGCATTCGGTATACTCAACTTAATCAACACCTTTCTTTATAAGTACCATAAAAACCTTTTACTTACTTACAATACGGTATCGATAATGACACTTGCAGGGGCAAGTATCATCACCCTTTACAGCGGTGGCATAAATAGCCCTTTTATATTCGTACTTGCCCTAATAGTCGTTGCAGGTTATGTTACCACCAAATCATATGGTACTATCTACTTAAATCTTAACCTTTTGATCATAGTACTTATTTACTCTCAAAGCATAGCTGATTTTAGCTTTGTTAATAATGTGGTACCTGAAAGTTCTCGAAACCTTTTCGCGCTTTTAAGTGTTCTTTTTTCCGTATATCTATTGGGTGGGGTTTTTGGTAAAAACCTGCTACATGCACATCATAATTTATACAAGACGAAAAATGAACTGGAAGAGAAAATAATAGAGAAAGAAACCCTTATAAAAGAAGTACACCATAGAGTTAAGAACAATCTTCAGACCGTGTCAAGCTTATTGAGTCTTCAATCACGAAATATTGCCGACAAAGAAGTGAAAAGTCTTTTAAAGAGCAGTCAGAATAGGGTCATCTCAATGGCAATGGTTCACGAAATGCTTTACCTTAGAGAAGATCTTTCAAGAATTGAATATCGTTCTTACGTTCAAGAGTTGGCAGAATATCTCATTCGTTCCATTAAGGGTACGAGCAGCAATATTACCCTTGACATCGATATACCCGACCTTAAGTTAAATATTGATACGGCGATTCCGTTGGGTTTGCTTATCAACGAAGCGGTCACTAATGCTTTAAAGTATGGTATTGTAGATGAAAGTAAAGGAGAGATATTAATTAAACTCAGTAAAGATGATAAAAACGAATATGTACTCAATATAGGAGATGATGGTGTTGGTTTTCCAGAAACGGTTAGTTATAAAACGACAAACTCACTTGGCCTCAAACTGATACATAACCTTGTACGGCAGTTACAGGGTTCGATTAAGCGTGATTTTTCTAAAAAAGGAACCCATTATATAGTAAGATTCAAGAATATAAGAAATCAAGTATCTCCAGCAACCTAAAGAGAACTCTTTAAATTAACCGAATGAATTTTATTTTTTGTAGGAATAACCAATGGACGAAGAACACCTTTGGTTTTAGGAAAAATGAGTGCATTCACAACTATAAAGCCGATAACTAACAAAATATAGATTAACAGCATAACTTAGGTTTTAGGTTTATTTATTAATAAAAGACCGGTCTATGATCTATACTAGTTTGGCTCGATTATATTTGGTTGAAAATGTTAACGCCTTTTTTACTCTATAATTTTTAGACTTGTATAGTCGAACTATACCTTTTGAGGTAATAGTTTCAATTTTCTCAGTAGAGTCAATACTGACAGAGCTATCAACCAAAACAATATCCATTTTAATAAATTCAGACTTAACATCTATCTCGTTATTTGCTAGGGCCATAACACTGAACAAAATAAAAAACAATAAGGTGGTGGCAGCTTTCATAATAATATTTGGGTACTACTAAATAACCTCAAGACCACCGATTCTAAAAGATTTGGTCGCCCAAACGCATTTAAACTCGTTAGATATCGAATCTTACGATAAACCGATTATTTTCATCGACAAGGGTTTTTGATGCCCAATACGCCAAATCGTAACAATGTGTATTTTAACGAGCCATTTGCTCGCGAAGCCTTTCTTTTCTAAGAATAGAAATGCAGAATAAATCAAGTAACTATTGGAGATTAAATAGGTAAAGAAAATTTATCATGAAATAGTGAACTTTAAATTAAGCCATTTTAGCACGGTTTCTTTTGGTAGTAAAAGAAAGAGCCTTCTTCACTCTGTAGTTTTCACGCTTGTACAAACGAGCTACCTCAGCTTTATTTTCAAGAGTTGTTTCTTCAACCGTAATTTCAGTTGTAATTGACATTTCGACTGGCTCTACTTTTACATCTTCAGTAGCTTTCTGTGCTTGTGCAGCAAACCCGATAAAAAGAACAAAAATTAAAGTAGCGATAGTTTTCATGACTGTATGTTTTATATATATAAAACTCTACAGACCCCATTTTGAGGGGTTTCGCTTCGTTCAACGAGTTTAAAAACTCGTTAAATGACCTAACTTGGGTTAAAGTGCAAAAAACTTCCGATAAAAGTTATCAACCCTAAAAACCGCTTACCGAGCTAAGGTGCATTTGAACCGAAATATTAAGTGATTGCATCCCTCTCAATTAAATTATACAACTACATTGCATCACATTTATCAATATTCGAATGGTAACTAAGACTTCCGAAAAAAAGCTGGCCATAATCGGTGTAGGTCCTCGTGGGCTCTCAGCTCTTGAACAATTCTATCATACTTTGATGCAGCGGAACCATCAAATAAAAATTACCACTACTCTATTCGAAACTTCCGAAAATCTAGGTTCGGGCAGTGTGTGGAATATCAATCAACCCAATAGTAATTGGCTGAATATCTCTGAGCGAGCACTTCAAAATTTAAAAGGGCGTCCGGAAATAAAAATTAAGGAAATTAGTATACCTGC
This window harbors:
- a CDS encoding two-component sensor histidine kinase yields the protein MKKNTVDYDRIDNKLKLLFKFNYVSSTLSLIFALLCLFIIDVYDTIPFVFCLYAGLNFLNTYLFRYHNNLTTMAIYTSILSWTSTMVICLCSGGITSPFIFILAIIVLAGYVSTQLFGQIYLYLVLASIVILFFVSNYFADFIPNDVPDQSKDLFSLASILFAVYLLGWIFGKNLLETHHSLYHSKNEIEKRIDEKDTLLREVHHRVKNNLQTVSSLLNLQAKNTENQQIKELIKGSQNRVLSMAMIHEMLYLRQNLSKIEFKLYVHELTDFLVQSLNSKQKHINIDLDIPDIQLSIDTTIPLGLLINETVTNSLKYGFVESNQGNIKISLQKENEQNTYSLRISDNGIGFPDDLDFSNSKSLGLKLIHNLARQLHGSVRRIKIEQGASYLVTFRDIEKGSIKTS
- a CDS encoding two-component sensor histidine kinase → MSEGSKIEFRLNNQTRLLKKFICNSSFLSIVFGLFCIYVLDINGILPFVFFGFALLNFFNLYYLQFYRKLTLSAVIAAALSFISASSVTLLSGGINSPFIFVLVIIVLGGYISARYFGEIYLTTIVVVILLMYLLSEMGVYQSINEVPSSSKELFSLLSMLFSVYILGGVFGKDLLKAHQSMIMSKSHIEARIEEKEVLLRTVHHRVKNNLQTVSSLLNLQSKNSSNNKIKEIVQSSQNRVNAMAMIHEMLYLRENLSKIEFKSYIEELSDYLINSAGGDKDVKIHLDIPNIELGIDTAIPLGLLINEAITNSLKYGFVENINGKIDIKLVKEADGKTYFLSISDNGIGYGKDIDLRTTKSLGLKLIHTLARQLKGSVERDPSCLGTTYNIAFKEIKPTEFSS
- a CDS encoding oxidoreductase family protein translates to MTNSRRKFISSISMLAATTAVPLSAFSFGKSKKLKIALVGTGVRGTSFWGKRLVDQYSDILEFVGLCDINPGRLEYGKEYIGASCRTFTDFEEMVNKTKPELVIVTTKDSTHHEYIIKGLEMGCDVLTEKPLTTDEIKCQAILDAERKSDKKLIVGFNYRWSPYATKVKELIMNNAIGKLVSVDFHWYLNTYHGASYFRRWHGEMESGGSLWVHKSTHHFDLLNWWIDSEPSEVFAYGDLEFYGENGPFRGEKCRTCEHKTDCKFHWDITKDERMMKLYANHEEHDGYIRDNCLFREDIDIYDKMSAQVKYANNTVLNYSLTTYSPYEGWRMGINGTEGRIEAWQDIPYFKNDSIDEAEKHAKEMAQTDKEELTYEPVILHKLWKKHETIQVGLEKSGHGGGDKRLHDKIFKNPETVDEYGRTAGVRDGAMSILIGIGARRSIESGQPIKIADLTDLKPKVQRG
- a CDS encoding two-component sensor histidine kinase, with amino-acid sequence MHRQKERQVEERLKDKAKLIIKVNYFSSVFSLLFFFTCLYILDIKVVIPYVFLAFGILNLINTFLYKYHKNLLLTYNTVSIMTLAGASIITLYSGGINSPFIFVLALIVVAGYVTTKSYGTIYLNLNLLIIVLIYSQSIADFSFVNNVVPESSRNLFALLSVLFSVYLLGGVFGKNLLHAHHNLYKTKNELEEKIIEKETLIKEVHHRVKNNLQTVSSLLSLQSRNIADKEVKSLLKSSQNRVISMAMVHEMLYLREDLSRIEYRSYVQELAEYLIRSIKGTSSNITLDIDIPDLKLNIDTAIPLGLLINEAVTNALKYGIVDESKGEILIKLSKDDKNEYVLNIGDDGVGFPETVSYKTTNSLGLKLIHNLVRQLQGSIKRDFSKKGTHYIVRFKNIRNQVSPAT